A single region of the Salvia miltiorrhiza cultivar Shanhuang (shh) chromosome 8, IMPLAD_Smil_shh, whole genome shotgun sequence genome encodes:
- the LOC130998655 gene encoding rhodanese-like domain-containing protein 6 — protein sequence MSHEHVVAAGPTIGTSKAKELVTLSSHPLLKSPEISNARRHLSAAEFHSVLQNAGECQELSSGSNKELILLDARNLYETRIGKFHAPDIKTLDPAIRQYSDLPSWIDDNSEQLWGNNILMYCTGGIRCEMASAYIRSKGAGFENVFQLYGGIQRYMEQFPDGGFFKGKNFVFDHRVSVGSLDPIVLGTCLLCGVSFDNYTSRCRCTHCRMLVLVCDHCREINRSYVCELCQKDGKPVKSICSMSGEVPETAYDNQSLEIDQASSLLSSSEG from the exons ATGAGTCATGAGCATGTTGTTGCAGCAGGTCCCACTATAGGGACTTCAAAGGCAAAA GAACTGGTGACGTTAAGCTCTCATCCCTTGTTGAAGTCTCCGGAGATTTCAAATGCTAGGAGACATCTCTCGGCAGCTGAATTTCACTCTGTTCTTCAGAATGCTG GTGAATGTCAAGAGTTAAGTAGTGGCTCCAACAAGGAACTGATACTGTTAGATGCAAGAAACTTGTACGAGACGAGAATAGGCAAGTTTCATGCTCCAGATATCAAAACATTGGATCCAGCGATCAGGCAGTATAGTGACTTGCCCTCATGGATTGATGACAATTCCGAGCAATTGTGGGGGAATAATATCCTTAT GTACTGTACTGGAGGAATTAGATGTGAGATGGCATCAGCCTATATCAGATCTAAAGGTGCTGGTTTTGAAAATGTTTTTCAG TTATATGGTGGAATCCAAAGATATATGGAACAATTCCCAGATGGAGGCTTCTTCAAAGGaaaaaattttgtttttgacCATCG GGTTTCTGTTGGGAGCTTAGATCCTATTGTGTTGGGAACTTGCCTCCTCTGTGGCGTGTCATTTGATAACTACACTTCACGTTGCCGGTGTACTCACTGTAGGATGCTTGTGTTAGTCTGTGATCATTGTCGG GAAATAAATCGGTCTTATGTTTGTGAATTGTGCCAGAAAGATGGCAAGCCTGTTAAATCCATTTGCTCTATGTCGGGAGAAGTACCAGAAACAGCATATGATAATCAGAGTCTCGAGATTGATCAAGCCTCGTCTCTTCTATCTTCGAGTGAAG gttga